One region of Streptomyces subrutilus genomic DNA includes:
- a CDS encoding biotin-dependent carboxyltransferase family protein, giving the protein MTGLLVVRPGALTTVQDRGRPGFAHLGVPRSGALDTAAYALANRLLGNAPDAAALETTLDGVTLRALAPVTVAVTGAPCAVRVAGRPAAWGAAVRLPAGAELEVGRAESGLRGYVAVRGGLDVPPVLGSRSTDLLSGLGPPVLSAGTLLPVGPPGPDPALAADGCPLPGPPSELLLPLRPGPRADWFTEASLAGLWRSVFRVSPMSNRIGLRTEAGTPLVRAREGELPSEGMVLGAVQVPPDGLPVVFLADHPVTGGYPVVGVIPPGRALDAAAQARPGVAVRFVAAR; this is encoded by the coding sequence GTGACCGGGCTGCTGGTGGTACGGCCGGGTGCGCTGACCACGGTCCAGGACCGGGGGCGCCCGGGCTTCGCGCACCTGGGGGTCCCGCGGTCGGGGGCGCTGGACACGGCGGCGTACGCGCTGGCCAACCGGCTGCTCGGCAACGCCCCGGACGCGGCGGCGCTGGAGACGACCCTCGACGGGGTCACGCTCCGGGCCCTGGCTCCGGTCACCGTGGCCGTCACCGGCGCGCCCTGTGCGGTACGGGTGGCCGGCCGCCCGGCGGCCTGGGGAGCCGCGGTCAGGCTGCCGGCCGGCGCGGAGCTGGAGGTGGGCCGGGCGGAGTCGGGGCTGCGCGGCTATGTCGCGGTGCGGGGAGGCCTGGACGTCCCGCCGGTGCTGGGCAGCCGCTCGACGGACCTGCTGTCGGGCCTGGGGCCGCCGGTCCTGTCGGCCGGGACGCTGCTGCCGGTGGGCCCGCCGGGCCCGGATCCGGCCCTGGCGGCGGACGGCTGCCCCCTGCCCGGGCCGCCGTCGGAGCTGCTGCTCCCGCTCCGGCCGGGGCCGCGGGCGGACTGGTTCACCGAGGCCTCGCTCGCCGGGCTGTGGCGCTCGGTGTTCCGGGTGTCGCCGATGTCCAACCGGATCGGCCTGCGCACGGAGGCGGGGACACCGCTGGTCCGGGCCCGGGAGGGCGAACTGCCGAGCGAGGGCATGGTCCTGGGCGCGGTGCAGGTGCCGCCGGACGGCCTGCCGGTGGTGTTCCTGGCCGACCACCCGGTGACGGGCGGCTACCCGGTGGTGGGCGTGATCCCGCCGGGCCGCGCCCTGGACGCGGCGGCGCAGGCCCGGCCGGGTGTTGCGGTGCGGTTCGTGGCGGCCCGGTGA
- a CDS encoding ankyrin repeat domain-containing protein, with protein sequence MSEHTDGGSGSQGVPDEDVIELATKIFDLARQGETATLAAYLDAGVPANLTNDRGDTLVMLAAYHGHADTVTALLARGAEADRANDRGQTPLAGAVFKGEEAVIRALLAGGADPAAGTPSAVDTARMFAKADLLELFGAK encoded by the coding sequence ATGAGCGAGCACACCGACGGCGGCTCCGGTTCCCAGGGCGTCCCCGACGAGGACGTCATCGAACTGGCCACCAAGATCTTCGACCTCGCCCGCCAGGGCGAGACCGCCACGCTCGCCGCGTACCTCGACGCCGGAGTGCCGGCGAACCTCACCAACGACCGCGGCGACACCCTCGTCATGCTGGCCGCCTACCACGGCCACGCCGACACCGTCACGGCCCTGCTGGCCCGCGGCGCCGAGGCCGACCGCGCCAACGACCGCGGCCAGACCCCGCTCGCCGGAGCCGTCTTCAAGGGCGAGGAGGCCGTCATCCGGGCACTGCTCGCCGGAGGGGCCGATCCGGCCGCCGGAACCCCCTCCGCCGTGGACACGGCGCGCATGTTCGCCAAGGCCGACCTGCTGGAACTCTTCGGAGCCAAGTAG